ATGGTGCGCGATGCGCACGCACTCGACGCTCTCCGCGCCAGCAACTGGCACTCTGCCCGGCGGATTCACCACCGCATCGGACCCAAGGATTTGGTTCTGAAGAACCACAACGTCAAGAAGTCATTAGCCACCTCAAGGAGAGATCATGGCAAACATCTATGAAAACGCCACCACGCTGGTTGGCAACACCCCGCTCGTAAAGATCAACAACCTCGGCGAAGAGAATGGCGCAACAGTGCTGGCCAAGCTGGAGTTCTACAACCCAGCAAACTCAGTCAAGGATCGCATCGCGGTTGCCATCATCGATGCAGCCGAGGAGTCCGGCCAGCTCACCCACGGTGGCACTATCGTCGAAGCAACCTCGGGCAACACCGGAATTGGGCTCGCTTGGGTTGGCGCTGTGCGCGGTTACAAGGTGATCCTCACGATGCCTTCCTCCATGTCCAAGGAACGCCGCGCACTGCTTCGCGCATTCGGCGCTGAACTCGTTTTGACTGAGCCCGCCGGCGGCATGAAGGGCGCTGTTGAGAAGGCTAACGAAATCGTTGCAGCCACCCCCGGCGCCATCCTCGCTTCGCAGTTCGCAAATGAAGCAAACCCAGCTATTCATGAGAAGACCACTGGTGAAGAGATCTGGGCTGATACTGACGGCAAGATTGACTACTTCGTTGCAGGCGTTGGCACCGGCGGCACCATCACCGGCGCTGGTCGCGCGCTGCGCCGCCACAACCCGGACGTCAAGCTCGTCGTCGTCGAACCCGCAGAATCACCACTGCTTTCCGAAGGCAAGGCTGGCCCGCACAAGATCCAGGGCATTGGCGCGAACTTCGTACCAGATGTCCTCGATACCGACCTGTATGACGAGGTCATCGCAATCCCAAGCGATGACGCCATCGCTACTGCGCGTGATGCTGCCACCAAGGAAGGCCTTCTGGTTGGCATTTCATCGGGTGCAGCCCTCAATGCCGCACTTCAGATCGCCAAGCGCCCCGAGGCGGCTGGCAAGACGATCGTGGCAATCGTTCCCGACTTCGGCGAACGCTACCTCTCCACACCACTCTTCGAAGGTCTGCTCGACTGATCTCACGGCTATGCATGCCTAGAGCTCTCCGCTCAGCAACCCCCGAGCACAGCTGAATATATCGAGTTACGCCCCCAATGTGGTCATGAATAGATCATCTGGGGGCGTAATCCGTATGATCAACTCAAGATCGTTGCAACAATGGTCTTTTCACAGCGCAACACAGGGAGATCACATGGGCGGAAGATTCCATCGTTTCATGAAGACTCTGCACCAAGATCTTCAGGCCGCCCGAGACCATGACCCGGCCGCGCGATCAAACGTGGAAGTCGCCCTCGGATACCCAGGAGTGCACGCCGTGTGGGCGTACCGGATTGCCCATGCCGTGTGGGTGCACTATCCCGCATTCAAACTTCCCGCTCGCTTGTTCTCACAATTCGTTCGAGCCATGACTGGCATCGAAATTCACCCCGGAGCAACGATCGGTCCGCGCCTCTTCATTGATCACGGCATGGGCGTTGTTATTGGGGAAACCGCCGAACTCGGCGCCGACTGCATGCTCTATCACGGCGTGACCCTCGGTGGCACATCCCTGAAGGCAACCAAGCGGCACCCAACGCTTGGCGACGACGTCGTCGTGGGCGCTGGAGCGAAAGTTCTGGGCCCGATTCTCATCGGAGACGGTGCCCGAATCGGAGCGAACGCCGTTGTGGTGCATGACGTTCCGGCGCATGCGACGGCCGTGGGCGTCCCTGCCAAGAACAGGGAGCCCGCCCCCACCGGATTCTGGATCGACCCAGCTATCTATATCTAGTTGCTATCTGCATCTGACTGTGGGATCTAGCTCGAAACTGGGCGATCTCGATAAGTCTTCTGCACCTAGCTCAGCGTTGCTCTTCGTAGGCGCTAATCAGATCGATGCGGCGCTGATGGCGCGGATCCCCACTAAATGGCGTTTCAAGGAACGCGAGAACGAACTCTAGTGCCTCTTCAGGCTGGTGCATTCGGGCGCCGATCGAAATGACGTTGGCATTGTTGTGCTCGCGGCCCAGCTGTGCCGTCTCCTTGTTCCAAGCGAGAATCGAGCGAATACCGGCCACTTTGTTCGCGGAGATCTGCTCGCCGTTGCCCGATCCTCCCAGCACAATACCGAGCGAGCCAGGGTCTGCCGCCACTGCTTCGGCGCAGGGGATGCAGGTAGTTGGGTAATCGTCGAGTGAATCGTAGACGTCCGATCCGTGATCTACTACCTCGTAGCCAGCGGACTGTAGCTGCGGGACTAGGAACTCCTTGAGTTCGAATCCAGCATGGTCTGTTGCAATATGAACACGCATGAACCCATGGTAGATGTTTTCGCAGGCCGATGAACGCAAAGATCGAGCGTGTACGGCTGCGTATGCTGTGAACATGACGATTTCTGACAAGCACTTGGCTGCCGTTCTTTCAGGCGCCGATCCCACCGTGCGTCCGCAAGATGATCTATTTCGCGCTGTGAACGGCGCGTGGCTTGACTCCCATGAGATCCCCAGTGATCTCGCTTCCGATGGTTCGTTCATGGCTCTTGTCATTCAAGCTGAAGAACAAGTTCGAACCATCATCGAAGAGATTGCTGAGTCCCGCCCAACTTCCGGTGAACCTGCCCAAATCGCTGGGCTCTTCAACTCTTGGATGGACACGGAGAAGGCCGACGCGTTGGGTACTGCCCCACTCAAGCCAGACCTTGAACTCGTGGATTCAGCGGATACGAAGGATGCATTGGCACGGGCCATCGGCACTCTCATGCCCACAGGCGTGGGTTCGTTCTACGGGCTCGATGTGGATTCAGACCTTAACGATCCCACCCGCTACATCACATTCTTGTACCAGTCCGGAATTGGGTTGCCAGATGAGGCTTACTACCGTGAACCCCAATTCGCGGAAGTGCTGGGCAAGTATAAGGACTTCATGATTTCCTTCCTCGCGCTGGGCTACGGCCTAAGTGAGGAGCAGGCCCGCGAGGCTGCCAGTACCGTTTTTGGCATCGAAGAGCAGATCGCTGCCAAGCACATGAGTGTTGTCGATTCACGTGATACCGACAAGATCAACAACCTCATGACCTTCAGCGCATTTGCCGAATCCGCCGTCGGATTCAACTGGTCTGAGGCGTTGCGCGCTTCTGGGTTCACAGATGAGAAGCTTGCGGAAGTCCTCGTTCTCAATCCTGACGCCCTGCGCGGTGCAGCTGAGGTTTGGGCCACCGCTGAACTGGAGGATCTCAAGGCCTACACAAAGTGGCGAATCCTCCGGTCGCGAGCCAGCTATCTGACCACAGAAATCGACAAGGCGAGCTTCGACTTCTACGGCCGCGTTCTTTCCGGCACCGCTGAGCAGCGCGAGCGCTGGAAGCGTGGCATCCAACTGGTCAACGGATCACTGGGTGAAGCTGTGGGCAAGATCTATGTGGATCGGCACTTCCCACCTGAGCACAAGGAAAAAATGCGGTTGCTGGTTGAGGACCTCCTCGAGGCCTACCGCCGCTCGATCGGCTCATTGGACTGGATGGGTGAAGCCACAAAGGCGAAGGCTCTTGAGAAGGTGGACTCCTTTAACCTGAAGATCGGCTACCCGGACAAGTGGCTTGACTACTCGTCCATGACGATCGGCACAGACCTTACAGAGAATATTCGCCAAGTGACTAGGTTTGAGTTCAACCGTGCGATCAACAAACTCGGAAAGCCTGTTGATCGCAGCGAATGGTTTATGTCACCTCAGACCGTCAACGCCTACTACAACCCCACGTGGAATGAAATCGTGTTCCCAGCTGCGATTCTTCAGTTCCCCTTCTTTGATCCGGAGCGCGACGACGCCCTGAACTACGGTGGCATCGGCGCCGTCATTGGTCATGAGATCGGGCATGGATTCGACGATCAGGGCTCAAAGTACTCAGCTGACGGCTCCTTGAAGAACTGGTGGACTGACCAGGATCGAGGGGAGTTTGAGAAGCGCACCACCGCACTAGTGGCTCAGTACGACGTCTACATCCCTGAGCAGTTCGAAGGCGAGGCGGCACATCACGTACAAGGCGCTCTGACATTGGGTGAGAACATCGGCGATCTGGGTGGCTTGTCCATCGGCCTCAAGGCGTATGGCGTTGCACTTGAGCGTGAAGGTCTCACACTCGAAACAGCCCCTTCAATCGAAGGCTGGACCGGCATTCAGCGAGTGTTCCTCTCCTATGCCCGCATCTGGCAGGAGAAGCGCCGCACTGAGCTGCTCCAGACTCTCATCGCCACAGACCCGCACTCCCCTGCAGAGTTCCGGTGCAACGGTGTGGTCAAGAACGTGGATGCCTTCGCCACGGCATTTGACCTAACTGAGGGCGACGCTCTCTACCTACCTCCAGAAGAACGGGTGCGCATCTGGTAGTGCTTGATGGTTGGGGAGGTTGAAGCTCACGCTTCAACCTCCCCAACGCACCCCCACCCAACCGCCCGATGGGCGCGTCTCCCCTCGACTCGCGTAGGCTAGTGGGCGGAAAACTTAGCAGAAAGGACACTCATGCCGGGCACAAACCTGACGCGTGAAGAAGCCGCCATTCGATCGGGGCTCGTAACCACCGAGGCCTACACAATTGCGCTTGATCTAGCCGGAGAATCGGAGACCACCTTCGGTTCCGTTACTGAGATTGAGTTCTCAGCCAAGCCGGGTACCTCCACCTTCCTTGACATCATCGCTCACAGCATTGAGCGAGTTGTACTCAACGGCGAGGATCTTGATACCTCTGCCTATGCGGACTCCCGCTTCCCCATTGCGAATCTGCAGGAGCACAACACCGTCCGTGTCGAGGCGACCATGGACTACTCACATACCGGTGAAGGACTCCACCGATACGTGGATCCTGCCGACGGTGAGGTATACCTCTATTCCCAGTTCGAAGTGGGCGATGCCCGCCGCGTCTTTGCGAACTTCGAACAGCCTGATCTGAAGGCCGTTTACACGTTCACTGTCACCGCTCCGTCGTCGTGGCGCGTGTTCTCCAACTCGCCGTCGCCAGAACCTCAGATTGTGAGCGACGGCGTCGCTACATGGGCTTTCTCCACGACGGAGAAGATGTCCACGTACCTCACCTCAATCGTGGCTGGCCCATACGAGGGGTTCAACAACGATTCCTACATCTCCACCGATGGTCGCGAGATTCCGCTGGGCGTGTGGGCACGCAAGTCCCTTGCCGAATACCTCGATTCGGAGGAGCTGTTCCTCATCACGAAACAGGGCTTCGAGTTCTATGAGGCGAACTACGGCCACCCCTACCCGTTCCGCAAGTACGATCAGATCTTCTGCCCTGAATACAACGCCGGAGCCATGGAGCATCCCGGAAACGTGACTCTGGTTGAGAGCTACGTGTTCCGTACCAAGCCAACCGGCGCGATGATCGATCGTCGCATCATCACGATTCTTCATGAACAAGCCCACATGTGGTTTGGTGACCTCGTCACCATGAAGTGGTGGGATGACCTGTGGCTCAACGAATCATTTGCTGAGTACATGAGCCACCTTGCGGCAGTCGCGAACACGCGCTTGACCGACGCCTGGACCACCTTCCTCACATCGGAGAAGTCCTGGGCAACCTCCGAAGATCAGCTTCCCTCCACGCACCCCATCGCAGCGGACGTCGTAGACCTAGAAACGGTACTCATCAACTTTGATGGCATTACCTATGGCAAGGGCGCATCTGTGCTCAAGCAGCTGGCCGCTTGGGTGGGACTCGACGAATTCCTTGCGGGGGTACGCTCCTATATCGCGAAGTACGCGTGGGGCAACGCCACCTTGGCCGATCTGCTCACAGAACTCGAAGCCGCATCTGGCCGCGATCTGAGCGAATGGACCAAACTGTGGCTGGGCGAATCCGGCGTCAACATCTTCACCCCTGAGGTGAAGGTGGCGGCAGACGGCACGATCGAATCCTTGACCTTGATTCAGGAATCTGACGGACGTTCCTCCCTCCGCCCGCACCGCATGGCCGTTGGCGGATTCGACGTCGTGGATGGCAAGCTCACACGCGTGCTCTCTACAGAACTCGACGTGGATGGTGAGCGTACCGAGGTTGCCGAGTTCGCTGGCAAGAACCGCCCTGGGCTGATCCTTGTCAACGATTATGACTATGCCTACGGAAAGTTCCGGTTGGATCAAGAATCCTTGGCATTCGCGGTTGAGAATCTCGATAAGTTCGCAGTGCAGGATCATCTGGCCCGGACCAGCGTGCTTCTCTCGGCATGGGACATGTGCCGCGACGGTCTGATGCCTGCTTCCGCATACGTTGATATCGCACTCAGAGCCTTGCCAGATGAAACAGACGGCACCGTGTTGCGCTACACACTCGCCCAGGTGAATACTGCGGTGAACCTCTACTCCTCACTGGAGAATAGAGACGGACTGCGGTCCAAGGCAGCTGCAGTGCTCTTCGATATTCTTGCAACATCCGTTGCGGGTTCGGACCACCAGCTTCAGATCGCTGGCGCTGCCATGCGCGCCGCTGAGAGTGAAGAACAGCTTGCCCAGATCGCCGGTTGGCTCGAAGGTGCGCGCGTCCCGTCCGGTTTTGAGGTCGACGCCGAACAGCGTTGGTTGATTATCGTGGCGCTGGCGGCAGCTGGCCAGATTGGCGAGGCAGAGATTGCCGCAGAGTTTGATCGCGACGCAACATCGTACGGCCAGATCTACTCCGCACAGGCACGTGGCGCACTCGCTGATCCAACTGTGCGCGAATCGGTATGGTCGGATATCACGGGCCAGGACGTCTCCAACACCGTGCAACGTAACCTCTGCTTGGGAATCATGCGTTCCTCCGCAGAGTCGATGGTTCCGTTCGCTGAGCGTTACTATGCCGACGCCGAAGCCCAGTGGAACGATCACACCGTGGAGATCGCCAAGAACATGCTCGAGTACGCTTACCCGATTCAACTCGCAGGACGCACCGATCTTGGTGTGGACATCGTGGAGCTTGGACATACGTGGCTAGCTGAGCATAAGGATGCCGCAGCAGCGTGCATTCGCTTGGTCTCAGAGCAGGTGGATCGCGCGGAGCGCGCTGTTCGTGCACAGGCTGCAGACAAGAACTGAAGCTGCAGGTAAGAACTAGAGCGCCAGAGCAAGAGGGAGGCGGACGATAGACATCGTCCGCCTCCCTCTGCATAAGCGCGGTGCAGCTGAGCTGAGCCATGCGCGATCCGTTCTCTGCCCGCTCGCTGCTAGGGCCCTGCGAAAGCAGGGCTGGTCAGACCCCGCCTAGATCTGGCTCTTGTGAGGAATCCACCGTGGCGACTGACAGGAAAGGCTTGCCGCCTTCCACCTTCGGGGCTTGGGCAATCACAGAGACTGCCTCTGGCTTTACCCCCATCACGATCAATGGGGAGCACAACGCGTAGCCCGCCTCCACAGCCACCGATGTATTCCATAGGACAATTGGCTGACCAGCTGTAACGTACTGCCCTTCACGCACCAACGTAGTGAAACCCGCGCCATCCAGCCGGATGGTATCGATACCCAAGTGAACTAGCACGCCTACGCCGGCGTCGGTTCTGATGACGATCCCGTGAGGCTTTGACTTCACAATCGTGCCATCGCACGGCGCAACGACTGTAAGGCCGCCTTGGAAGGGCTCAATCGCTGCTCCGGGCCCCACGAGTCCAGCAGAAAACACCGGGTCGGGAACGTTGGCCATTGGCACCACGTCTCCGGAGACGGGTGCCACAAGCACAAGGCCAGTCACATCAGTCCTTGCGGAGTTCGTTGATTTCGTCCGTCAAATCGTCGGCAACCGGCCCAACAACCACCTGAACCACGGAATCCTGGAGAACAACTCCAAAGGCGCCTGCCTTGCGTAGCGCATCCTCATCCACCGAGGCGGGGTCATTGACCTCCACACGAAGGCGCGTAATGCAGGCTTCAACGTCCAGAACGTTCGGTGCCCCGCCAAGACCAGCCAACAGATTCGAAGCGTCAATGTTCATGACTTCGCTCCTGACTCCGCAATTTCGCGGACCTCTACGATATTCCAATTGAAAGCCTACAGTTTGGCGGGCGATCGTGCCGCACACCCGTGCGAGTTGCGCCAACTGCGATGAAGAATCACGGCTGACGCCCGTTTCTCATCGTGACGCGCGCTCAACGTTCCCGTAACTCTCCCGTAAACGCCTGCACAAGTGACAGCAAGCGTTCGTTCGTGCTCAGATCCTCAACCATCACAGGGTGATTGGAACCATCGGCTAGTGGCACACGCCAGTTCGGGTACTCATTATCCGTACCCGGCTGGTTCTGCGCGCGGCGCTCACCCACTCCGTCCACGAGGGCAACCGCCAGAAGTTCGGCTGGAGTGCGGGCAATGTAGCGGTGCATGGCTTCCACAATCTCTTGCTCGCGCGGGTTCTCCCCCACCAAGCCATATTCATGTAGGCGTGCAAGCATGTGTTGCTTCTCAGCAAGCGCCTCGGCACGTACCTGTTCCACAGGTTCCGTCAAGAGTCCGAGATGTTCGCGTAGCACCACGTGTTCACCGGCAAGATACCCCGCCACAGGCGGCAGATCGTGTGTATCTACCGTGACCAGAGTTTCGCGGCGGTAGTCCGTTGGCCGCCGGAACTGGCCGTCGCTTTCCTGTTCAAACCACATAACGGATGTTCCGAGGATTCCACGAGAACTCAGGTAGTCGCGTACCCATGGCTCCACATTTCCTAGATCCTCGCCCACCACAATCGCGCCGGCGCGCGCTGCTTCGAGCATGAGTACGCCAACCATGGCTTCCTGATCGAAGCGGACGTAGGCGCCCTGCGACGGATCGGCACCTTCGGGAATCCACCACAGACGGAAGAGCCCCATGACGTGATCCACTCGAAGTGCGCCAGCGTGGCGCAGCACAGTCTTGGCCATGTCGCGAAGCGGAGCATAGGCCATCTTGCGAAGAGAATCGGGCCGCCACGGCGGTTGCGACCAGTTTTGGCCCTGCTGGTTATACATGTCTGGTGGGGCGCCCACCGTCACGCCCTGTGCAAAAGCTTCAGGGATAGACCATGTGTCAGATCCTGTGGCGTGCACACCCACCGCGAGATCGTGGAAAATCCCGATGCTCATTCCCGAATCTAAAGCACTACGCTGAGCATCCTCGAGTTGTTGGTCAATGATCCACTGCATCCACGTGTAGAAGTCGATGCGATCAGAAAGCTCCTGACGAACCACCGTTGCAGCTGGTGTATCCGGGCGCGAAAGCTTGGCGGGAAAATCCTCACCGTACTTCTCGCGCAGCGCGCACCAGAATGCGAAGTCCTCCAGGCCTTGCCCCTCGGCGCGTCGGTAGTGTTGAAAATCCCGTTCGCGCGCCTGAGACCGAGGCTGCTCAAAGATGATCTCGAGTGCCTTACGCTTGCCTTCCCATGCCCTGTCACGATCGATAATCCGGTTGTGCAGCGAATCCTCTTTGGCGCGTTCACCGGCCCACCGGACGTTTGACCGAGCCTCAGTTGGCATGTAGCCAACTTCCCGAATATCCTCTGGCCGGATGTAGAGGGGATTAAAGAAACGACGCGTAACCGGGAGGTACGGGGAAGGTGTCATGTGACCTTCGGGTTCGGCGGCATGGAGTGGGTTGATGAGCACGAAGTCTCCGCCCATTGCGCCGAATGCCGAACAGATCTCCTTCAGGTCTGCCGTATCGCCCACTCCCCAAGATTCGCGTGAGCGGACCGAGTACAGCTGCACCATAGCTCCCCAGCTACGTGCGCCGCGTGAGGACGGCGTCGGCAGCATCTGTGGCACTGCGATGAGCGGCGCTTCCACCAAAACTTGTGCGCCTTCTTCACCCCATCCGCAACTTGTTGCAAGGGTGATTGTGGCACCCAGCGTGTGATATCCGAGCGGCAGATCCTCGGGAACTGCAAAGGACGCCTGCCCCAGCACCACCCCATCAACTTCGCGTGGCGGAGTGAAATCCTCGATCTGGGCGAGCCATCGAACCTGGCCTGACTCCTCCGTGACCTGCACGGATACAGAGGAACCGTGCGGCAGGTGTACCGGAATTGTGTACTGGCCGTGAACCCGCACGATTGTGCATTCTGGCAACACTTCGCGCCACGGTTTGAGTACTGAGTCTTTGATCGCTTGTTCTGCTGACGACGTCGTCGCAGCGTCTGCGCCCATCGCGGCAAGCACCTTAATGAGTGTCTCATCAGCGACTTGCGTCAGAGATCCGCCGAAAGCCCAGTATTCCGTGTCTACTCCATACGCCTCTGCAAGCGAGCACAATAGCTCTCTGCTTGGAGCACTCTTCATCAATGCCACCCTCCGCGGCTTGCTGGGTCTTCATCGACCCGACTACCGACAATCTTGCCAGATTCTGCAAGTTTTTTCAGCATCCTGACAGTACTTCTTACACAGCCGTAGGTCGGGGCGCTTCCAGCTAACCCTATGCCTTGGCATTGAGGAGCAATCGGCTTCTTCCGAATGCTGGAAGCATGGGGCTTATCACGTTTTGCCGGCCACAACAGGGGACTTTCTTCACATCGCGAGGTGACAAGTTCACACGCCGTGCAGCTCGCTCTCAAGTAAAATGGCAGAGTCTTTAGTACTGCCGAGAAAGGTCGCTGCGGATGCCCAGCACTATCCTTCTGCCGGATTGCGACACGGAACCACTTGCCTCATTGCTCAACCCATTGCGGCTACAACGCGTCGGAGACAAACGGTATGTGGGATCCAACTTGCCTCAGCTTTCTGGCCGCGTCTATGGCGGCCAAGTCTTGGCGCAAGCGACTCTGGCGGCAGCTGACACCGTGCCAGGCGGCCCTGAGGAACGGCTCGCCCATTCCATTACCGCAGCATTCCTTCGGCCCGGGGCCATTGACGTTCCCACTGAATTCGAAGTGACGGAGCTCAACGACGGGCGATCGTTTTCCACACGAAGTACTCGCGCACTTCAGAACGGGCGCATCATATTTAGCGCTCGTGTATCCTTCCAGCTTCGCCAGCCGGGTCCTTCCTACGGCACGCCCATGCCTACCGCCCCTGCACCCGAGACCCTGCCATCTTCGGTGGACTTCTTCTACCAGATGAACAACGCTCTTGGGCGTATCATGTCCAGCACGAACGCCATGGACATGCGTTTTGTTGACGGGAACATCTTTACCACGGTGGCGGAGAAGCGCGATCCACACACAATGATTTGGATGCGAACGCGTTCACCCATGCCCGACGGAACATCCCGGCTCCTTCAACGCGCGATGCTCGGGTATGCCGCCGATCAGATCATGCTTGAACCGGTTATGCGCGCAACTGGCTTGCAGTGGAGCGATCCAAACATGTCACTGGCCACGTTGGATCACTCAATATGGTGGCACCGCAACTTTGATATCTCGGACTGGATTCTGGCTGATCTGGAGAGCCCATCGGCACAAAATGGCCGTGGTTTGACCATTGCTAAGTTCTATCAGCATGGCAAGCACATTGCCACAATGTCCCAGGAGGGCATGGTTCGCATCCGGACCGTAACTAATCAGGACGATTAATTGTGAGACCTAAGCGCCTCATGAGCAGAAGCTGGTCGAATCGCACGCAGTCGAGACGGAGAGACCCGGACTGCACGGAGTTAGTGTAAGTGGACTCGACGGGTACGTACTCAGCCGGTTCTGACACGCTGGTCGAGCGCCTGACACCGTTCACGTGCATATGAACAAGAAATGGTGTGGGACCATAACATTACGTCATGGTCCCACACCATTAGCTTACGTGGCACGTAGTGCCACAGCCTTATTGGGAGACAGGTTCGCTTGGCTCGGCGCGCTCATCAGGCGTCCTCACAGACGGCGGTTCCACAGAGTTCAGTTCCTCAGAGGAACGGTTCCGGATCATGTGCACCACGGCAACGAGAATCGCCACCACGAAGACGATGGATCCTGCGATGTAGGCGAAGTTTCCGATCTGGTAAAGCGCGTTCGCGCCAGAGGCGACAACTGAACTAGTCACGAGTCAGCTTCCTATAGGTAGTTGCTGCCGGACGGCTGGCATCGATGCCCAGACGTTCAACCTTATTCTTCTCGTAGGATTCGAAGTTGCCTTCGAACCAGTAC
The DNA window shown above is from Changpingibacter yushuensis and carries:
- a CDS encoding acyl-CoA thioesterase, whose translation is MPSTILLPDCDTEPLASLLNPLRLQRVGDKRYVGSNLPQLSGRVYGGQVLAQATLAAADTVPGGPEERLAHSITAAFLRPGAIDVPTEFEVTELNDGRSFSTRSTRALQNGRIIFSARVSFQLRQPGPSYGTPMPTAPAPETLPSSVDFFYQMNNALGRIMSSTNAMDMRFVDGNIFTTVAEKRDPHTMIWMRTRSPMPDGTSRLLQRAMLGYAADQIMLEPVMRATGLQWSDPNMSLATLDHSIWWHRNFDISDWILADLESPSAQNGRGLTIAKFYQHGKHIATMSQEGMVRIRTVTNQDD